In Drechmeria coniospora strain ARSEF 6962 chromosome 03, whole genome shotgun sequence, the DNA window TCAATGCGTGAGCGTCGAGTGAAGTCTGGTTTGCCGCATGACATGTTTTCTCAGCATGCACATGGTGAAAACTGTCTGGGCGTGCGGGAGGCGGGGGGTGGCGAGAGGGGGGTGgggagaggcgaggcgagcgctGTACGCGACGCTGGTTGGCGCCGTCTGCCGGGACTCTGGCCATCTACGACTGGACTCCCTCGACCGACCCCTCGGCACACCGCACTCCCAGACGGGGTAGTCTGTCTGCTTCGCTCTCGTTGCTCGCAGTTcatagtagtaataattcAAGACGTATTTACAACAGCAAAGCGGCCTCGATGCATACCGCGATGTGATGAATAGTAGAATAATTCAAGACATATTTACAACAGCAAAGTGGCCTCGATGCAGACCTCGATGTGATGCGCCGTGTGTGGCGAGACAGACCTTGACGCGATGCACCATGTGTGGCAAACAAGGCGGCCAACACAGCAGCAACTGGCTGGAGaggctcggcgtcgtccctCCCTTTACCGACGTGGAGCAACGACACCAATGCATCACCGGAAGCACCCGAAGCAAAGGGTCGGCGAGAGAAAGAGAGATGCATTTCGAATTTTACTTGTTCATCGCAAAATATATACAAAGCTTGTACACACCCAAGGACCAGATGGGGCATTTTCGGTTCTTCAAACTGCCTGATGCCTGCCTGGCATGTATCCATCCAACTGTCCTCGTCCCGTTGCGAGGCCAAATACATGAGCGACGATCGGCACGTCGACATGGCCAGTGACGATGCGACGACGAAAATGACAAGACATGAACGCGAGCAAGCAATCAATGCACCATGGACTTGCCAATCTCGCTCTCCCAATCCTTGGCGCGCTCGAACCCGTTGGAGTAGGACTGGTAGTCGGCAATGGCCTGGTAGACGGCTTCCTTGGAGTCGAGGACGAACGGGCCGTACTGGACCACCTCCTGGTCGAGCggggtgccggcgacgatgacgagccgGGTCGAGCCTTGGGCGGCCGGGTCCGACTCGACgtggacgacgtcgccggcctggTTGAAGACGGCGTTGTGGTACTGCTCGACCTTGGTCCTCGCGTCCCCCTCGCCAAAAAAGGCGTCCCCCTCGAGCACGTACGAGAAGGCGTTCCAGCCCTTGGGCAGCGGCTGCGTGACCTTGGCGCCCGGCCGCAGGACAATGTCGAGAATCCAGACGGGCGTGTAGGCGAGCTCCTTGACCGAGTCGACCCCGTGGCTCTGGCCCGAGATGACCTTGATGGTggccttggcgtcgtcgacgtcgaccgaGGGGATTTCGGCGGCGCGAAGGTCGCGGTAGCGGGGCTCGCACGCCTTGAGGTCCTTTGGCAGGTCCACCCAGAGCTGAAGGCCGACGTTGGGGCTGCCGTCCGGGTTCTGGCGCGGCATCTCGGCGTGGACGATGCCGCGGCCGGCCGTCATGAACTGCAGGTCGCCGGCGCTGAGGGAGCCGCGATTGCCGGCAAAGTCTTCGTGGTCGACGCCCCCCTCGAGGAGGTAGGTGATGGTCTCCTGGCCTCTATGGGGGCTGTTTTTTCGCCTCGTCAGCAACAATTCAATTATATCAGCGACCGAGGGCGGGGAAGGGTACAACATACTGGTCGGGGAATCCAGCGCCGGGCTTGATGGAAAAGTGGTCGAGCATGAGGAAGGGGGAGAAGTTGCGGAGGTTGTGGGTGCCGATGGATCGACGGACGCgagcgccggcgccctc includes these proteins:
- a CDS encoding putative pirin, which gives rise to MKRVSNYTLAILAALASVLLFFLDISAIADALINSDIRRKAGANQPTTQLRGLLPKNQYPQEPNPVAEMAVAQRAIRKVFLAIEQAEGAGARVRRSIGTHNLRNFSPFLMLDHFSIKPGAGFPDHPHRGQETITYLLEGGVDHEDFAGNRGSLSAGDLQFMTAGRGIVHAEMPRQNPDGSPNVGLQLWVDLPKDLKACEPRYRDLRAAEIPSVDVDDAKATIKVISGQSHGVDSVKELAYTPVWILDIVLRPGAKVTQPLPKGWNAFSYVLEGDAFFGEGDARTKVEQYHNAVFNQAGDVVHVESDPAAQGSTRLVIVAGTPLDQEVVQYGPFVLDSKEAVYQAIADYQSYSNGFERAKDWESEIGKSMVH